A genomic window from Balaenoptera acutorostrata chromosome 20, mBalAcu1.1, whole genome shotgun sequence includes:
- the ZNF830 gene encoding zinc finger protein 830, with translation MASSASARPEAGKRVVNQDELRRLMKEKQRLSTNRKRIESPFAKYNRLGQLSCALCNTAVKSELLWQTHVLGKQHREKVAELKGVKEAAQGPSASAVPQSASAVPQSTKRKAPDAESQDAKRARASVVSQVQPSTSALPTNVDKAGKEPTRATLSKASGLGLLPDYEDEEEEEEKEEGGGGEGKRGDVCKHPANAQGKEHSLSSAREAAGSRLPSDFSDTNPPKAPLIPHSGSIEKAEIHEKVVERRENTAEALPEGFFDDPEIDARVRKVDAPKDQMDKEWDEFQKAMRQVNTISEAIVAEEDEEGRLDRQIGEIDEQIECYRRVEKLRNRQDEIKNKLKEVLTIKELQKKEEENVDSDDEVELQDLLSQDWRVKGTLL, from the coding sequence ATGGCGTCCTCCGCCTCCGCTCGGCCTGAGGCGGGGAAGCGAGTGGTTAATCAGGACGAACTGCGGCGGTTGATGAAGGAGAAGCAGCGTCTGAGCACCAACCGCAAACGGATAGAATCTCCATTCGCGAAGTACAACCGCTTGGGGCAGCTGAGTTGTGCCCTGTGTAACACCGCGGTTAAGAGCGAGCTCCTGTGGCAGACTCACGTCCTGGGAAAGCAGCACCGAGAGAAAGTGGCCGAGCTGAAAGGCGTGAAGGAAGCCGCCCAGGGACCGTCCGCCAGCGCAGTGCCTCAGTCCGCCAGCGCAGTGCCTCAGTCCACCAAGAGGAAGGCGCCGGACGCAGAGAGCCAAGATGCCAAAAGAGCGAGGGCCTCCGTGGTGTCTCAAGTACAGCCCTCCACTTCCGCTTTGCCCACCAACGTTGACAAAGCCGGAAAGGAGCCCACTAGGGCGACCCTCAGTAAGGCTTCGGGACTCGGTTTACTCCCTGATTAtgaagatgaggaagaggaggaggagaaagaggagggaggaggaggagaagggaaaagaggggATGTCTGTAAGCATCCGGCCAACGCGCAGGGCAAGGAACACTCACTTTCCTCCGCGCGGGAGGCAGCCGGTAGTAGGCTGCCAAGCGATTTCTCGGACACAAATCCTCCCAAGGCCCCTTTAATTCCTCATTCAGGGTCAATTGAGaaagcagaaatacatgaaaaagtggtggaaaggagagaaaacaccGCGGAAGCATTACCGGAAGGGTTTTTTGACGACCCTGAGATAGATGCGAGGGTACGAAAGGTTGATGCCCCAAAGGATCAGATGGACAAAGAATGGGACGAATTTCAAAAAGCCATGAGACAGGTCAACACTATTTCCGAAGCCATAGTTGCCGAAGAGGATGAGGAGGGACGGTTGGACCGGCAGATTGGGGAGATCGATGAGCAGATAGAGTGTTACCGTCGGGTGGAAAAGCTGCGGAATCGCCAGGATGAGATAAAAAATAAGCTTAAAGAGGTTCTGACCATAAAAGAACtgcagaaaaaggaagaggagaatgtTGACAGCGATGATGAGGTAGAACTACAGGATTTGTTGTCTCAGGATTGGAGGGTGAAAGGGACTTTGTTATAG